A part of Microbacterium terregens genomic DNA contains:
- a CDS encoding APC family permease, whose product MSAGGAPAKPAAGPSRGKVPKAVFISWIALALMTTSSVASLRPAPTMAVYGLASVFLYIVPAIVFLLPTSLVSAELASGWKGGVYNWVATGISKPMGFLAVWCQFAMTIFYYPTLLGFVASTLAYVINPALASNGVWTALVIMVCYWSGVFISSRGTKGVAGLASGGLIIGTLIPGAILIFLGAVYLGQGNPSAAPMTAADLLPQWAGLASLVLIVNNFLSYSGMEMNAVHVSEMRNPGKEFPKAMFLAMGLVLLIFILPALAISWIVPADELSLTAGVMQAFDMVFATFGWQWLTPIIGIMLVAASLGGMLTWLAGPSKGLLLISRQEGYLPPFLQKMNKKGVQQNLLVTQGLVTTVIALGYALIPDVSSAYWIFSVITTQVYLIMYLLMFVAAVRLRRQHPDHPRGFRAPILIGLCGVGFTASLLALLVGFIPPSQFGGGNPIVYFLIVAGGALGLGLLVPFLFYRFRKPSWKQPSNASVEESETPNSPEVAS is encoded by the coding sequence CGTCGCGAGGGAAGGTACCGAAGGCGGTCTTCATATCGTGGATCGCGCTGGCGCTGATGACGACGAGTTCGGTCGCGAGCCTGCGCCCGGCGCCGACGATGGCTGTCTACGGTCTCGCTTCGGTGTTCTTGTACATCGTTCCGGCCATCGTGTTCCTGCTGCCGACCTCGCTGGTGTCTGCGGAGCTGGCCTCCGGTTGGAAGGGCGGGGTCTACAACTGGGTGGCGACGGGGATCTCGAAGCCGATGGGCTTTCTCGCGGTCTGGTGTCAGTTCGCGATGACGATCTTCTACTATCCGACGTTGCTCGGCTTCGTCGCGAGCACGCTCGCGTATGTGATCAACCCGGCGCTTGCCAGCAATGGGGTCTGGACAGCGCTCGTGATCATGGTCTGCTACTGGTCCGGTGTCTTCATCTCCTCCCGAGGCACAAAGGGCGTCGCGGGTCTGGCCAGCGGTGGCCTGATCATCGGCACCCTGATCCCGGGGGCGATCCTGATCTTCCTTGGTGCCGTTTATCTGGGTCAGGGCAACCCGTCGGCTGCGCCGATGACGGCCGCGGATCTGCTGCCGCAGTGGGCGGGGCTTGCCAGTCTCGTGCTGATCGTGAACAACTTCCTCTCCTACAGCGGCATGGAGATGAACGCGGTGCACGTCTCAGAGATGCGCAATCCCGGCAAGGAATTCCCCAAGGCGATGTTCCTTGCGATGGGCCTGGTGCTGCTGATCTTCATCCTTCCGGCGCTCGCGATCAGCTGGATCGTCCCCGCCGACGAGTTGTCGCTCACGGCCGGGGTCATGCAGGCGTTCGACATGGTCTTCGCCACGTTCGGTTGGCAGTGGCTGACGCCGATCATCGGCATCATGCTTGTCGCGGCATCGCTCGGTGGCATGCTGACGTGGCTTGCCGGGCCGTCGAAGGGTCTGCTGCTCATCTCCCGCCAGGAGGGCTACCTCCCGCCGTTCCTGCAGAAGATGAACAAGAAGGGCGTGCAGCAGAACCTGCTCGTCACCCAGGGACTTGTCACGACGGTGATCGCACTGGGCTATGCCCTGATCCCGGATGTGTCCAGCGCGTACTGGATCTTCTCGGTCATAACGACGCAGGTGTATCTGATCATGTATCTGCTGATGTTCGTCGCGGCCGTCCGGTTGCGCCGCCAGCACCCCGACCACCCTCGTGGCTTCCGGGCCCCGATACTGATCGGCCTCTGCGGAGTGGGGTTCACCGCCTCCCTGCTGGCGCTGCTCGTCGGGTTCATCCCGCCGTCCCAGTTCGGTGGAGGCAACCCGATCGTGTACTTCTTGATCGTCGCGGGTGGCGCGCTCGGGCTCGGACTACTCGTGCCGTTCCTGTTCTACAGATTCCGCAAGCCGTCGTGGAAGCAGCCGAGCAACGCGTCCGTCGAAGAATCCGAGACGCCCAACTCACCGGAGGTGGCATCGTGA